From one Sciurus carolinensis chromosome 9, mSciCar1.2, whole genome shotgun sequence genomic stretch:
- the LOC124993683 gene encoding uncharacterized protein LOC124993683 produces MVNRQLLRAGPPSERLSHTANPYPQTQWWAPTASSFSEQGQPVRGFSAQLGSPGQGGRPDTGPDQPCPSLQSSSSLADHQSTSGGFQPDRRPAAALCCDDISNPHRRRLVRFLFYLTLTSLLLSIVGYLIAIEMGQTHSTPLTIMVSHFEEVQARARNLSVEISKRKLITFCKSDWPTFQVGWPPEGTFHLPTIRKVKNKIFQSGKIGHPAQIPYIITWEDLVENNPPIWLSPFLPPPPSPTTKMLALKKLDLSEKPTAPHPILPEEDTDPLLVNPPPYMQAPISPQGPGLEGAEQREAAATGNEEEKTGSGGLARRTRSRAQRAAGPSQPETPDSTIALPLRETGPPDNPTWDDCQQLLRILFTTEERERIQMEARKLVPGDDGQPTVNPDLINASFPLSRPPRDDWDYNTAEGRERLRVYRQTLMGGLRAAARAQYSALTDPRGEISTSTSWVQGATGIKRCPWTTKRTVDLGTGKVSHSFLVIPDSPYPLLGRDLLTKIGAQIHFHPEGAQVTDGSGRLLPMLTLTLEDEYRLHQQLHSPDKNIADWVQRFPDAWAETGGIGLAKHRPALYIEIKPGANPVRVKQYPMPREARTGITPHIRRLLSQGVLRPCRSAWNTPLLPIRKPNSNEYRPVQDLRELAPKSQELFAFEWTDIDGGINGQLTWTRLPQGFKNSPTLFDEALHEDLGEFRQKHPNLTLLQYVDDLLIAAENRDECIQGTENLLQTLGTLGYRASAKKAQICRPEVTYLGYLLREGKRWLTPARKETVLRIPKPQSPRQVREFLGSAGFCRLWIPGFAELAKPLYEATKDKQPFNWTTEADTAFQQIKDALLSAPALGLPDVVKPFSLYIDESKGIAKGVLTQYLGPWRRPVAYLSKKLDPVAAGWPPCLRMIAATALMVKDADKLTMGQELHVITPHAIEGILRQPPDRWLSNARLTHYQSLLLNPLRIVFQAPSALNPATLLPDPDLDSPIHDCSEILAQVHGLREDLQDYPLFDADAVWFTDGSSFLHQGQRYAGAAVVTETEVIWAEPLPMGTSAQKAELIAMTKALTLGKDKKLTVYTDSRYAFATAHIHGAIYRERGMLTAEGKSIKNKEEIVSLIDALWLPKKLAIVHCPGHQKPSDPVSRGNCLADQVARNVALQRDLITVAQLPDSGPRTLPKDPTYTEEDLSWIHQQPLAQCLDGWWKDSENRIILPELMGQKVLCRLHRTTHMGTRKLQDLVLQAGIRIKGVQNKIEQIVKNCRVCKLTNAGYSKCESGNRLRGDRPGAYWEVDFTEVKPGKYGYKYLLVFVDTFSGWVEAFPTKRETAQTVAKKILEDLLPRYGFPVMIGSDNGPAFTSQVSQGLASVLGANWKLHCAYRPQSSGQVERMNRTLKETLTKLTLETGGNWVALLPYALYRVRNSPYKMGLTPYEIMFGTPPPILPDLAERLLKEETIDDFELLSSLQALQRAHREVWPKLKSLYESGPPPVPHNFHLGDWVLVKRHRQSNLEPRWKGPYMVILTTPTALKVDGIASWIHHTHVKLAEPLSDIAVNMFLLLLCSFVLTTTIAVAPVFGATNFSPYQPYEITWEISNPTAKVPSLTVTEHHPLWTWWPELQVDLCTLANGAFSVGTGTVSVDEGLHLSKRALTDAVSGKTRNFNCAHTRGREELQRLPFYVCPGYSHQKECGGEESYFCAKWGCETTGQAYWIKASRDLIEVKRGKKTVSCNNRCNHLSITFTDKGRQDKQWMRTRSWGLRLYAEGPDMGIVFTIRMGIKFFTQPLGPNLILHPPAQRVPVTPPTRGPKIIKLVTSLPNTPQPTTRSLSTPYLRTNQPHTQSIVDSILMEAHPLLSLLSRSFLVLNATYPNWTRSCWLCYDTVPPYYEGVAVQAHVTTSTKLQDCRWQSTQSLTLEQVSGQGLCLGAVPYASRSLCRLTWKIQPEEENSFIIPHNDTWWACSSGLTPCVHWSVLKQSKDYCVLVRLVPRLIYHEYKSFMTLIEQGWGLKQNLVRKKREPITTLTLSLLLGASLGGLGTGVASLVTQNRYYSNLRAAIDADMERLEDSISHLEQSLTSLAEVVLQNRRGKDKFGMTSWSLKARVYDCLTSIINWDDPIQYPGISSPAVDI; encoded by the exons ATGGTcaacaggcagcttctcagagcaggaccacccagtgagaggctttcacACACAGCCAACCCCTACCCCCAGACCCAGTGGTGGGCTCCCACAGCaagcagcttctcggagcagggccaGCCAGTGAGAGGCTTCAGTGCACAACTAGGCTCCCCTGGCCAGGGTGGCAGGCcggacacaggcccagaccagccatgccccagcctgcagtctagttcctcCTTAGcagaccatcagtcaacaagtggag GTTTTCAACCGGATAGACGACCAGCGGCAGCTCTCTGCTGTGACGATATCTCCAACCCACATCGGCGTCGCCTGGTCCGGTTTCTTTTTTATCTAACCCttacttctctcctcctctccataGTTGGGTACTTAATTGCTATAGAGATGGGCCAAACCCATAGTACTCCTTTGACCATTATGGTCAGCCATTTTGAGGAGGTTCAAGCCAGAGCACGTAATTTGTCAGttgaaatcagtaaaagaaaacttaTAACTTTTTGCAAGTCGGACTGGCCCACCTTTCAAGTGGGATGGCCCCCAGAGGGAACTTTCCACCTTCCAACTATCCGTaaggtcaaaaataaaatcttccaatcAGGAAAAATTGGCCACCCAGCTCAAATCCCCTACATTATAACCTGGGAAGATTTAGTAGAGAATAACCCTCCAATCTGGCTTTCTCCCTTCCTACCGCCACCGCCCTCCCCTACAACTAAGATGCTTGCCTTAAAGAAGTTGGATTTGTCAGAGAAAcccacagctccccaccctaTTCTCCCGGAGGAAGATACAGACCCCCTTCTTGTTAATCCTCCTCCTTATATGCAAGCCCCTATTTCTCCTCAGGGCCCAGGACTGGAGGGGGCAGAACAGAGAGAAGCGGCTGCAacaggaaatgaggaagaaaaaactgGCTCGGGAGGGCTGGCAAGACGAACGCGGAGCCGAGCCCAACGAGCAGCCGGCCCCTCCCAACCAGAAACTCCAGACTCCACAATCGCTCTGCCGCTCCGAGAAACTGGGCCACCGGATAAT cctacttgggatgactgtcaACAGCTACTCCGGATTCTGTTCACAACCGAGGAACGTGAAAGAATTCAGATGGAGGCCAGAAAGTTGGTTCCTGGAGACGATGGACAACCTACTGTAAACcctgacttaattaatgcttctttccccttgtccaggcccCCGCGAGATGACTGGGACTACAATACGGCTGAAGGTAGGGAGAGACTCCGGGTTTAtcgccagactctaatggggggtctcCGAGCAGCAGCTC GAGCTCAATATTCAGCTTTGACTGACCCTCGAGGAGAGATATCAACAAGCACCTCATGGGTGCAAGGGGCTACAGGGATTAAAAGGTGCCCTTGGACAACCAAAAGAACTGTAGACTTGGGAACAGGAAAAGTGTCCCACTCGTTCTTAGTCATACCCGACAGCCCCTATCCCTTGTTGGGAAGAGACTTATTAACCAAAATCGGGGCCCAAATTCATTTTCACCCCGAAGGTGCCCAGGTAACTGATGGATCCGGGAGATTGTTACCTATGCTAACTCTTACTTTGGAGGATGAATATCGGTTGCACCAGCAGCTGCACTCCCCTGATAAAAACATTGCAGACTGGGTACAGCGGTTCCCGGATGCTTGGGCAGAAACTGGAGGAATCGGGTTAGCTAAACATCGGCCTGCCctctatatagaaataaaaccaggagctAACCCCGTTAGGGTTAAACAATACCCCATGCCCAGGGAAGCTCGAACAGGAATAACCCCCCATATCCGGCGACTGCTGAGTCAAGGAGTTCTACGCCCTTGCCGATCGGCATGGAACACCCCCCTGCTTCCAATACGGAAGCCCAACTCGAACGAGTACCGCCCAGTTCAGGACCTAAGGGAA ctagctccaaagagccaagagctatttgcttttgaatggacagacattgaCGGGGGTATCAATGGACAGCTTACTTGGACGAGACTGCCGCAGggattcaaaaattctcccaCCCTGTTTGACGAAGCTCTACACGAAGACTTGGGTGAGTTCAGACAAAAACATCCCAACCTAACCTTGTTACAATATGTAGATGATCTCCTTATAGCTGCAGAAAACCGGGATGAATGTATCCAAGGAACAGAAAATCTACTCCAGACACTGGGCACCTTGGGATATCGGGCGTCAGCAAAGAAAGCTCAAATCTGCAGACCCGAGGTAACATACTTAGGTTATCTCCTAAGAGAAGGTAAACGATGGTTGACCCCAGCCCGCAAAGAAACTGTTTTAAGAATCCCAAAACCCCAGTCCCCACGCCAAGTAAGGGAATTCCTCGGGTCAGCTGGCTTCTGTCGACTCTGGATTCCAGGGTTTGCGGAACTAGCAAAACCACTGTATGAGGCCACAAAAGACAAGCAGCCTTTCAATTGGACAACAGAAGCAGATACAGCATTCCAACAAATCAAGGATGCCCTATTgtcagccccagccctggggcttCCTGATGTCGTTAAACCGTTCTCCCTCTATATAGATGAAAGTAAAGGGATAGCAAAAGGAGTCTTAACTCAATACCTAGGCCCCTGGAGGAGACCGGTAGCATACCTGTCAAAGAAACTGGATCCAGTGGCTGCGGGCTGGCCCCCGTGCCTACGCATGATTGCAGCCACAGCCTTAATGGTAAAAGATGCTGATAAATTAACAATGGGACAAGAATTGCATGTGATCACTCCACACGCTATTGAAGGAATCCTGAGACAACCTCCAGATCGGTGGCTCAGTAATGCTCGGCTCACACATTATCAGAGCCTGTTGCTTAATCCTCTCAGAATTGTTTTTCAGGCACCCTCAGCcctcaaccctgctacactgcttcctgaccctgacctggactCACCTATACATGACTGCTCggaaatcctagcccaggttcatgggcttaGAGAAGACCTGCAAGATTATCCGCTGTTTGATGCAGATGCAGTATGGTTCAcagatgggagcagctttctacatcAGGGTCAAAGGTATGCGGGTGCAGCAGTAGTGACTGAAACAGAGGTAATTTGGGCTGAGCCCCTACCAAtgggcacctctgcccagaaggcagaactgatagccatGACTAAGGCACTAACgttgggaaaagataaaaaattgacTGTATACACGGACAGTCGTTATGCCTTTGCAACTGCCCATATCCATGGGGCTATCtacagggaaaggggaatgctGACTGCAGAagggaaatctattaaaaacaaggaggaaattgtgtccctgatagACGCCCTCTGGTTACCAAAAAAATTGGCTATCGTACACtgccctgggcatcaaaaaccatctgatccagtatccAGGGGCAACTGCTTAGCAGACCAGGTGGCACGTAACgtagccctccagagagacttgatcacggttgctcaactcccagactctggcccacgaaccctcccaaaagacccaacctacacggaagaggacttatcatggattcACCAACAACCACTAGCCCAATGCTTAGATGGATggtggaaagactctgaaaaTCGGATAATACTTCCAGAACTGATGGGACAAAAAGTGTTGTGCAGGCTCCACCggaccacccacatggggacaaggAAATTACAGGACTTGGTGCTACAAGCAGGAATAagaattaaaggtgtgcaaaataagatagaacaaattgtcaaaaattgcagagtttgtaagttaacaaatgcTGGATATAGCAAGTGTgaatcaggaaatagattaaggggggatAGGCCGGGAgcatattgggaagttgatttcactgaagtaaaacctggaaagtatgggtataaatatctattagtttttgtagatactttttcaggatgggttgaagcattccccaccaagcGGGAAACGGCACAGACAGTGGCTAAAAAGATCTTagaggacctcctgccaaggtatggatttcctgtgatgatagggtctgacaacgggccagcatttacttcacaggtaagtcaggggctggcttcggtacttggggcaaattggaaactgcattgtgcttatcgaccccaaagctcaggacaggtagagagaatgaacagaactttaaaagagaccttaaccaaattaaccctggagactggcggtaactgggtggctctccttccctatgccctatatcgggtgcgtaattctccctataagatgggactcaccccttatgaaatcatgtttgggaccccacctccaatactccctgatctgGCTGAGCGGCTGTTAAAAGAAGAAACTatagatgattttgaacttttatcttccctccaggccctgcagagggcccacagagaagtctggcctaagctcaaaagtctgtacgagtcaggcccgcctcctgttcctcacaacttccacctGGGTGATTGGGTCCTAGTGAAGCGACATCGACAGAGCAACTTGGAACCGCGGTGGAAGGGtccctacatggtcattttgactacacccacCGCCCTCAAAGTCGACGGTatcgcctcctggattcatcacacccacgTCAAATTGGCTGAACCCCTTTCTGAcatc GCTGTAAATATgttcttgcttttgctttgttCCTTTGTTCTGACCACAACCATAGCTGTGgctccagtttttggagccaccaacttTAGCCCATATCAGCCTTATGAAATCACCTGGGAGATATCAAACCCAACGGCAAAAGTTCCCAGCTTGACTGTGACTGAACACCACCCTTTATGGACATGGTGGCCTGAACTGCAAGTAGACCTTTGCACTTTAGCAAATGGGGCTTTTTCAGTGGGAACAGGCACTGTCAGTGTTGACGAAGGATTACATCTAAGTAAGCGGGCCCTTACAGATGCGGTTAGTGGGAAAACAAGAAACTTTAACTGTGCTCATACCCGTGGGAGGGAAGAACTTCAACGCCTCCCCTTCTACGTATGTCCTGGTTATTCCCaccagaaagaatgtggaggggaggaatcttatttctgtgctaaGTGGGGATGTGAAACTACAGGGCAGGCTTATTGGATAAAAGCCTCTCGGGACCTGATTGAAGTCAAGCGAGGGAAAAAAACAGTTTCATGTAATAATAGGTGTAACCACCTCTCCATCACCTTTACTGATAAGGGAAGACAGGATAAACAGTGGATGAGAACCCGATCCTGGGGGTTGCGCCTATATGCTGAGGGACCTGATATGGGGATAGTGTTCACTATTCGGATGGGTATAAAGTTTTTCACCCAGCCCTTAGGGCCTAACCTTATATTACACCCTCCGGCCCAAAGAGTTCCAGTCACTCCCCCCACTCGAGGTCcgaaaattattaaattagttaCTAGCCTCCCAAATACCCCACAACCGACCACCCGCTCCTTAAGTACCCCCTACTTAAGAACTAACCAACCCCATACACAGTCAATTGTGGATTCAATTCTAATGGAAGCTCATCCCCTTCTGAGCCTTTTGTCTCGGTCCTTCCTAGTGCTCAATGCCACCTATCCCAATTGGACCaggtcctgctggctctgctaTGACACTGTTCCCCCTTATTATGAGGGAGTAGCAGTGCAAGCGCATGTTACTACCTCCACCAAGCTCCAGGATTGCCGCTGGCAATCTACACAGTCCCTAACCCTAGAACAAGTGTCAGGGCAAGGGCTCTGTTTAGGAGCAGTGCCCTATGCCAGCCGATCCCTCTGTCGTTTGACATGGAAAATCCAACCGGAGgaagaaaattcttttataatcCCCCACAACGATACTTGGTGGGCTTGCTCCTCTGGACTCACCCCCTGCGTCCATTGGAGTGTGTTAAAACAGTCAAAGGATTACTGTGTTCTAGTCAGATTGGTTCCGCGGCTAATTTACCATGAGTACAAAAGTTTTATGACCTTGATTGAACAAGGATGGGGCCTAAAGCAGAACCTTGTTCGGAAAAAAAGAGAACCTATTACCACATTAACTCTTAGTCTGCTGCTCGGAGCTAGCTTGGGAGGGTTAGGAACTGGAGTAGCTTCCTTAGTTACTCAGAACAGATATTACTCTAATCTAAGAGCAGCAATAGATGCAGATATGGAGCGGTTGGAGGATTCAATCTCACATTTGGAACAATCTTTAACCTCCCTAGCTGAAGTGGTCTtacaaaacagaagag gaAAAGACAAATTTGGAATGACTTCATGGAGCTTGAAAGCCAGGGTATATGATTGTTTGACCAGCATCATCAACTGGGATGACCCCATTCAGTATCCAGGAATTAGTAGCCCTGCTGTAGATATTTGA